In Streptomyces sp. NBC_01707, a genomic segment contains:
- a CDS encoding helix-turn-helix domain-containing protein produces MASLNVGNLGEYLREQRRTAQLSLRQLADAAGVSNPYLSQIERGLRKPSAEVLQQVAKALRISAETLYVRAGILDEREREELETRAVILADPSMNERQKSVLLQIYDSFRKENGFESGSGDTDDASGLSADGTDADTASKPSPPSN; encoded by the coding sequence ATGGCATCACTCAACGTCGGCAATCTCGGCGAGTACCTGCGCGAGCAGCGCCGCACCGCTCAGCTCTCGCTGCGGCAGCTCGCCGATGCCGCCGGGGTGTCCAATCCGTATCTCAGCCAGATCGAACGCGGGCTGCGCAAGCCGAGCGCCGAGGTGCTGCAGCAGGTCGCCAAGGCGCTGCGGATCTCCGCGGAGACCCTCTATGTGCGGGCCGGGATTCTGGACGAGCGGGAGCGGGAGGAGCTGGAGACCCGGGCGGTCATCCTGGCCGATCCGTCCATGAACGAGCGGCAGAAGAGCGTGCTGCTGCAGATCTACGACTCCTTCCGCAAGGAGAACGGGTTCGAATCCGGCTCCGGCGACACCGATGACGCATCCGGCCTCAGCGCCGACGGCACAGATGCCGATACAGCTTCAAAGCCTTCACCACCCTCAAACTGA
- a CDS encoding VOC family protein, which translates to MTGSSTQGIKTVLHPVSDLAAAKKVYAALLGVPPQADESYYVGFEAAGQHIGLVPGGGPQGMASPVAYWHVPDIEAKLAEVTAAGATVKEPAHDVGGGRLVATVTDPDGNVLGLLQDR; encoded by the coding sequence ATGACCGGCTCTTCCACCCAGGGAATCAAGACCGTGCTGCATCCCGTTTCCGACCTGGCGGCGGCCAAGAAGGTGTACGCCGCCCTGCTCGGCGTACCGCCGCAGGCCGACGAGTCCTACTACGTCGGCTTCGAGGCCGCGGGCCAGCACATCGGGCTGGTGCCGGGCGGTGGACCGCAGGGCATGGCCTCACCGGTGGCCTACTGGCACGTGCCGGACATCGAGGCGAAGCTCGCCGAGGTGACCGCCGCGGGTGCCACCGTGAAGGAGCCCGCTCACGACGTCGGTGGCGGCCGCCTGGTGGCCACCGTCACCGACCCCGACGGCAACGTCCTCGGGCTGCTGCAGGACCGATGA